A section of the Leptospira kobayashii genome encodes:
- the kdpA gene encoding potassium-transporting ATPase subunit KdpA, producing MNDISYLFVFFTLLLLAAPFTGYYMAWILEAKSLPTEKTVFRYLGLENPKGQEPKEYLKSLIVFHLIGGVLLFLILSFQDKLPFNSLKLSGMDWDLALNTAISFITNTNWQAYSGESQLSYFSQAVGLTPQNFVSAGVGIAVLAFAGRAIASTTKQEFGNFWQDLYRSVFFILLPLSFILAILLLSQGVVQSFADTIQTSGFDGNPVFIPLGPVASQVSIKQLGTNGGGFFGVNSAHPFENPTPISNFLELFSILFLPAASVFLYGKAVGSFRHAWVVFFVMLALILLGWAVVYISEIGSVGYWEGKETRFSLAESSLWLSATSAASNGSVNSMHDSYSPLAGGVALFQIMIGEVIFGGVGAGMYGMLLFLVLTVFLSGLMTGRTPEYLGKKIESYDIKCVLVGILSPTVCILIGSAVTLMIDSGYSAKGPHALSQVLYAFSSASGNNGSAFAGFGADTVWGNLALGFCMLVGRFSVIASVILLTGNMGAKKTTEKGLGSFRTDSLLFGGLLLSVILIVAGLSFFPVLSLGPILEQILLSNGKLF from the coding sequence ATGAATGATATTTCATACTTGTTTGTCTTTTTCACTCTGCTACTTTTGGCGGCCCCCTTCACGGGATACTACATGGCCTGGATTCTGGAAGCAAAGTCTCTTCCTACTGAAAAAACGGTCTTTCGTTATTTGGGTTTGGAAAATCCGAAGGGCCAGGAACCGAAAGAGTATTTGAAAAGTTTGATCGTATTTCATCTGATAGGTGGGGTATTGTTGTTTTTGATTTTGAGTTTTCAAGACAAATTGCCTTTTAATTCGCTTAAGCTTTCGGGAATGGATTGGGATCTTGCGTTGAATACCGCCATCTCATTTATTACAAATACGAATTGGCAGGCTTACTCCGGAGAGTCCCAGTTGAGTTATTTTTCGCAAGCCGTTGGCCTGACTCCCCAGAATTTTGTAAGTGCGGGAGTAGGTATCGCCGTATTGGCATTTGCAGGAAGAGCCATTGCCAGCACCACAAAACAAGAGTTTGGTAATTTTTGGCAAGACTTGTATCGTTCCGTATTTTTTATACTGCTTCCTTTGAGTTTTATTTTGGCAATTCTGCTTTTGAGCCAAGGAGTGGTTCAATCTTTTGCGGATACCATTCAAACCTCGGGCTTTGACGGCAATCCCGTATTCATTCCGTTAGGCCCTGTCGCTTCTCAAGTGTCCATCAAACAATTGGGAACAAACGGGGGAGGATTTTTCGGAGTCAATAGCGCCCATCCCTTTGAAAACCCGACACCTATTTCCAATTTTCTAGAGCTGTTTTCGATCTTATTCCTTCCTGCGGCTTCTGTGTTTTTATATGGAAAAGCAGTAGGGTCTTTTCGTCATGCTTGGGTTGTATTCTTCGTGATGCTCGCTTTGATACTCTTGGGTTGGGCGGTAGTCTATATCTCCGAAATCGGTTCTGTCGGATATTGGGAAGGAAAAGAAACCAGATTTAGTCTCGCCGAATCGAGTTTATGGTTGTCGGCAACAAGTGCTGCTTCCAACGGATCCGTCAATTCCATGCATGATAGTTATTCTCCGTTAGCTGGCGGGGTGGCGCTTTTTCAGATTATGATCGGTGAAGTGATATTCGGCGGAGTGGGGGCCGGTATGTACGGAATGTTACTGTTTTTGGTATTGACCGTATTTTTATCAGGACTAATGACCGGTAGGACACCAGAATATTTGGGAAAAAAAATAGAAAGTTATGATATTAAATGCGTGTTAGTCGGGATATTGTCTCCAACCGTTTGTATTCTGATCGGATCGGCTGTCACTTTGATGATCGATTCCGGTTATAGCGCAAAAGGACCCCATGCATTGTCCCAGGTATTGTATGCATTTTCTTCAGCTTCGGGAAACAACGGTTCCGCTTTTGCAGGTTTCGGTGCGGATACGGTTTGGGGGAATTTAGCTTTGGGGTTTTGTATGTTAGTCGGTCGATTTTCCGTGATTGCTTCGGTCATTTTGCTTACCGGGAATATGGGCGCGAAAAAGACTACAGAAAAGGGACTTGGAAGCTTTAGAACGGATTCTTTATTGTTCGGAGGACTTCTTTTGAGCGTGATTCTGATTGTTGCCGGATTGTCTTTTTTTCCAGTCCTTTCGCTCGGACCGATACTCGAACAAATCTTACTCTCCAATGGGAAATTATTTTAA
- the kdpB gene encoding potassium-transporting ATPase subunit KdpB, producing MEKSGLFISKELFVQSLMGSFAKLSPGKAFLNPVMASVWVGTVLLSLQIMYHFFLGRYVQFDVTILLWLILTLIFANFAEALAEGRGKARADSLKKTRSSSFAKKAKSENDKEFTIVNSSELKIGDLVYVEAGEMIPGDGDVVIGIASVDESAITGESAPVIRESGGDRSAVTGGTKVLSDFLYIKITANPGESFLDKMISLIEGASRNKTPNEIALGILLTSLTLLFGLAVITLVPIADFVSKETGYSWNLSFSIWLSLFVCLIPTTIAALLSAIGISGMERLIRYNVVAKSGKAVEAAGDINVLLLDKTGTITLGNREARAFYAAPGIKEEDLADASQLSSLSDETPEGRSIVILAKQKFAIRERNLQDLIVRWIPFSATTRMSGVEIYSDGKLTKNIRKGSIDSIRKFVESQDGMIPNEVSEISEEVARKGSTPILVADGKTILGLVELKDIVKGGLKERFTYMRRMGIRTVMITGDNPLTAAAIAAEAGVDDFIAEATPERKLERIREEQAKGYLVAMIGDGTNDAPALAQSDVGVAMNTGTQTAREAGNMIDLDSNPSKLIEIVEIGKQLLMTRGALTTFSIANDVAKYFAILPALFTPLSPLNIMKLSSPENAILSAVIFNALIIPALIPLALKGVKYEPKSADSALARNVFLYGGGGIVLPFLGIKLIDLILTGVF from the coding sequence ATGGAAAAATCAGGATTATTCATTTCTAAAGAATTATTCGTTCAGTCCCTAATGGGCTCTTTTGCGAAGCTTTCTCCGGGAAAAGCGTTTTTAAATCCCGTCATGGCCTCTGTTTGGGTTGGGACCGTATTGTTATCGTTACAGATCATGTATCATTTCTTTTTGGGGCGATATGTTCAATTTGACGTTACCATATTGCTCTGGTTAATCTTGACCTTGATCTTTGCTAATTTTGCGGAAGCGCTTGCGGAAGGAAGAGGAAAAGCTAGAGCGGATAGTCTGAAGAAAACAAGATCTTCCAGTTTTGCAAAAAAAGCCAAATCGGAAAATGATAAAGAGTTCACAATTGTAAACTCATCCGAGTTGAAGATAGGTGATTTGGTTTATGTTGAGGCGGGAGAGATGATCCCCGGAGACGGAGATGTGGTCATAGGTATTGCCAGCGTGGATGAATCAGCGATTACGGGGGAGTCGGCTCCTGTGATTCGGGAAAGTGGTGGTGATAGATCCGCTGTAACAGGAGGGACTAAAGTTTTATCAGATTTTCTCTATATCAAAATTACTGCAAATCCCGGAGAAAGTTTTTTGGATAAGATGATTTCTCTCATCGAAGGGGCTTCCCGAAATAAAACACCTAACGAAATTGCTTTGGGAATTTTGCTTACTTCTTTGACATTGTTATTCGGACTGGCAGTAATCACTCTGGTTCCTATTGCCGATTTTGTTTCGAAAGAAACAGGTTACAGTTGGAATTTAAGTTTTTCCATCTGGCTTTCTTTGTTTGTCTGCTTGATTCCGACGACGATAGCGGCTCTACTCAGTGCCATTGGAATTTCGGGAATGGAAAGACTCATCCGTTACAATGTTGTGGCCAAAAGCGGTAAAGCTGTGGAGGCAGCAGGAGATATCAACGTATTGTTATTGGATAAAACCGGAACGATCACTCTGGGAAACCGTGAGGCAAGAGCATTTTATGCGGCACCCGGTATCAAGGAAGAGGATCTGGCTGATGCTTCTCAGTTGTCTTCCCTATCGGATGAAACACCGGAAGGCAGATCGATTGTCATTCTCGCAAAACAGAAATTTGCTATCAGAGAGAGAAATTTACAGGACTTAATCGTTCGCTGGATTCCTTTTAGTGCGACTACCAGAATGAGCGGAGTGGAAATTTATAGTGATGGGAAATTAACAAAAAATATACGAAAAGGTTCCATAGATTCCATTCGAAAATTTGTAGAATCGCAGGATGGAATGATCCCTAATGAAGTGAGTGAGATATCCGAGGAGGTGGCTCGAAAGGGCTCGACTCCTATTCTGGTAGCCGATGGTAAAACCATACTAGGGTTAGTTGAACTAAAAGATATAGTCAAAGGCGGACTGAAAGAAAGATTTACATACATGAGAAGGATGGGGATTCGAACGGTGATGATCACCGGGGATAATCCGTTGACGGCGGCGGCGATAGCCGCCGAGGCAGGTGTGGATGATTTTATTGCAGAAGCGACTCCTGAACGGAAATTGGAAAGGATTCGAGAGGAACAAGCCAAAGGATATCTTGTGGCAATGATCGGAGATGGAACGAATGATGCTCCCGCGCTAGCTCAATCCGATGTAGGCGTTGCTATGAATACAGGAACCCAAACCGCTAGAGAAGCCGGCAATATGATTGATCTAGACAGTAACCCGAGTAAGTTGATTGAAATTGTTGAAATAGGAAAACAACTATTGATGACCCGAGGGGCATTGACCACATTTAGTATCGCCAATGACGTTGCAAAATATTTCGCAATCCTGCCCGCTTTGTTTACTCCCTTGTCACCTCTGAACATTATGAAACTATCTTCTCCCGAGAATGCGATTTTGTCCGCAGTGATATTCAATGCTTTGATCATTCCTGCTTTAATTCCATTGGCTTTAAAAGGTGTGAAATATGAACCGAAATCCGCCGATTCCGCTTTGGCTAGAAATGTTTTTCTATATGGCGGAGGAGGCATTGTTCTGCCATTTTTAGGAATTAAGCTGATTGATTTGATTTTAACAGGAGTATTTTAA
- a CDS encoding potassium-transporting ATPase subunit C, with protein sequence MSRINTQNDLGIAIRFIIISILILGFVYPLSVTLIGSKIFPDLSNGSLIKNKEGEIKGSYLLAQKHQTGIYFISRPSAGDYSTLPSLASQLAPSSLDLHKKVEERKSDLGLKGIDWNRCQELLYESGSGLDPHITLDCAKAQVAYIAKNRNIPTDNLDLAIDRMKESPIFGILGRERINVMLLNLRLESL encoded by the coding sequence ATGAGCCGTATCAATACGCAAAATGATTTGGGGATTGCAATTCGTTTTATTATAATTTCCATTTTGATTTTAGGATTTGTTTATCCCTTGTCTGTGACTCTGATTGGTTCGAAAATTTTTCCGGACTTATCGAATGGAAGTCTGATTAAAAATAAAGAGGGCGAAATAAAAGGTTCTTATCTGTTGGCACAAAAACATCAGACAGGTATTTATTTCATTTCCCGGCCTAGTGCAGGAGATTATTCGACTCTACCGTCTCTTGCTTCCCAGTTGGCACCTTCCAGTTTGGATTTACACAAAAAAGTGGAGGAGAGAAAATCGGATCTTGGTTTGAAAGGAATTGATTGGAATCGGTGCCAGGAACTTTTGTATGAGTCAGGGAGCGGGCTTGATCCTCATATCACTCTCGATTGTGCCAAAGCACAGGTTGCTTATATTGCAAAAAATAGGAATATACCGACAGACAATCTCGATCTTGCAATTGATCGAATGAAAGAGAGTCCCATTTTCGGAATCCTAGGTAGGGAAAGAATCAATGTTATGTTACTCAATCTTCGTTTAGAAAGCTTGTGA
- a CDS encoding sensor histidine kinase, whose translation MKTPEEYLVLAKQDAKNTSGKLKVFFGMSPGVGKTYAMLKEAQRMREEGKSVLVGIVETHGRFETEQLLDGLEILPLKKIHYRDKEWDELDTETILKRKPEFVLVDELAHTNIPGSLHKKRYQDVFEILEAGIHVLTTVNVQHLESQVNLVEKTLLSPVKETIPDSILQRADELVLIDIIPDELLKRLKDGKVYLPEKIEWAKENFFKEENLTYLRELSLNYTARFVEKRLPQGKESLLVAISASPSSKSLLRQAKRLAIERNSELVAIFTEAEDGLSPEEKKEIRSHINLAKELGAEVVHSYESDPVIGIVNVAREKRINRIMIGRNTDFYRFSFFKKSVPNRLIGLLQDVEIIVVPIERKAGKKISLWKLLIPSSSVRSYLSVSLLVGVLTFANSLVFPYIGYWPISILYLFFVALSGVFYTRGPVLVAALLSAFLWNYLFIPPRFTFFITKLEDLLMFFIFIIIALVNGSLTAKLKKNEVKLRSREEKLSILYELTATLSQTSLGNEILKVGDLFFKRLFPFPVRMHLFHNGKLSPDISDPKELAVALWVIKNGKPAGRFTDTLPLTDSSFYPLLSPGGTTGVITVQTKEEPSLEQEILLNTIANQVSIALERDTLSEDARKNYLLVESEKLYNLLFNSLSHELKTPLTAINGSATALMDPEIDGNQEARRALIEEIQSSALILNLLLGNLLDISRIESGHLALKKEKIYPNEIISDVISYLGSSKEGHQIITNVVNPEIPLILDRTFFGHAIFNLVYNACLYSPRDSKIMISVEMKEGMSVWKVEDEGMGLPEDSSVVFQKFFRGESTGKIGTGLGLAITKSIIELHGGNIVAENRKKGGACFQIEVPFPLDA comes from the coding sequence ATGAAAACCCCGGAAGAATATTTGGTTTTAGCCAAACAGGATGCAAAAAACACATCGGGAAAGTTGAAGGTTTTTTTCGGAATGTCTCCCGGCGTAGGTAAAACCTATGCTATGTTAAAGGAAGCGCAAAGAATGAGAGAGGAAGGAAAATCCGTTCTCGTTGGAATTGTTGAAACCCATGGCCGGTTTGAAACGGAACAGTTATTGGACGGACTTGAAATTCTTCCTTTGAAAAAGATTCATTATCGCGACAAGGAATGGGATGAATTGGATACTGAAACGATATTGAAGCGAAAGCCTGAATTTGTTTTGGTAGATGAGCTTGCACACACAAATATTCCCGGTTCCTTACACAAAAAAAGATATCAAGACGTTTTTGAAATCCTTGAAGCAGGGATTCATGTTTTGACGACCGTAAATGTACAACACTTGGAAAGTCAGGTGAATTTAGTTGAAAAAACACTTTTGTCGCCCGTAAAGGAAACAATTCCCGATTCTATTTTGCAAAGAGCAGACGAACTCGTATTAATTGATATTATTCCTGATGAATTATTAAAAAGACTGAAGGATGGAAAAGTTTATCTTCCTGAAAAAATCGAATGGGCGAAGGAAAATTTCTTCAAAGAAGAAAATTTGACCTACCTTCGGGAATTGTCTTTGAATTACACGGCTCGTTTCGTGGAGAAGAGATTGCCTCAAGGGAAAGAGAGCCTGCTCGTTGCCATCTCCGCAAGTCCCAGTTCCAAATCTTTGCTTCGACAAGCGAAAAGACTGGCAATCGAAAGGAATAGTGAATTGGTTGCGATTTTTACGGAAGCGGAGGATGGACTTAGTCCGGAGGAGAAAAAAGAAATACGTTCCCATATCAATCTGGCTAAAGAATTGGGAGCTGAAGTGGTTCATTCGTATGAGTCCGATCCCGTTATCGGGATTGTGAATGTTGCGAGAGAAAAGAGAATTAATCGGATTATGATCGGGAGAAATACAGATTTTTACCGGTTCTCTTTTTTTAAGAAATCCGTTCCTAACCGCTTGATCGGATTGTTGCAAGATGTGGAAATTATAGTTGTACCTATCGAAAGAAAAGCGGGAAAGAAGATCAGCCTTTGGAAATTGCTGATTCCTTCTTCGAGTGTTAGAAGTTATCTAAGCGTTTCCTTACTGGTAGGTGTTCTGACTTTTGCAAATTCATTGGTGTTTCCCTATATAGGTTACTGGCCGATTTCCATTCTATATTTGTTTTTTGTGGCTTTGTCCGGAGTATTCTATACAAGAGGTCCTGTTTTAGTTGCTGCACTTTTGTCGGCATTTTTATGGAATTATTTGTTTATCCCTCCTAGATTTACTTTTTTTATCACTAAACTGGAAGATCTATTGATGTTTTTTATTTTTATCATCATTGCTTTGGTGAACGGAAGTTTGACGGCAAAGTTGAAAAAGAATGAGGTTAAATTAAGATCCAGAGAGGAAAAATTATCCATATTATACGAACTGACTGCAACGCTTTCTCAAACTTCCTTGGGTAATGAAATTTTAAAAGTAGGGGATTTGTTTTTTAAAAGACTTTTTCCCTTTCCGGTTCGTATGCATTTATTTCATAATGGAAAGTTGAGTCCTGATATTTCCGATCCTAAAGAATTAGCGGTTGCTTTGTGGGTAATAAAAAATGGAAAGCCGGCCGGTAGATTTACCGATACATTGCCGTTGACAGATAGCAGTTTTTATCCTTTATTATCTCCCGGTGGAACAACCGGTGTTATCACGGTTCAAACTAAGGAAGAGCCTAGTTTGGAACAGGAAATATTGTTAAACACGATTGCAAATCAGGTTTCCATTGCTTTGGAGAGGGACACTTTATCGGAAGACGCGAGGAAAAATTATCTATTAGTCGAATCTGAAAAACTTTATAATTTGCTATTTAATTCTTTGTCTCACGAATTAAAAACTCCTCTAACGGCTATTAACGGTTCTGCTACTGCTTTAATGGATCCTGAGATTGACGGTAATCAGGAAGCTAGAAGGGCATTGATCGAAGAAATTCAATCCAGTGCATTGATCTTAAATTTGTTACTTGGGAATCTTTTGGACATTAGCAGGATTGAATCTGGCCATCTTGCTTTAAAGAAAGAAAAGATTTATCCGAATGAAATTATTTCCGATGTAATATCTTATTTGGGTTCTTCCAAGGAAGGACATCAAATTATTACGAATGTTGTAAATCCGGAGATCCCTTTGATTTTGGATCGAACTTTCTTTGGCCATGCGATTTTTAATTTGGTTTATAATGCTTGTTTGTATTCTCCCAGAGATTCTAAGATTATGATATCCGTTGAAATGAAAGAAGGGATGTCGGTTTGGAAAGTGGAAGATGAAGGAATGGGACTTCCCGAAGATTCCTCCGTGGTATTTCAGAAATTTTTTCGAGGGGAATCTACAGGAAAGATCGGGACCGGCCTCGGCTTGGCAATTACAAAATCCATTATAGAATTGCATGGAGGTAATATTGTAGCAGAAAATAGAAAAAAAGGTGGAGCTTGTTTTCAGATTGAAGTTCCTTTTCCATTAGATGCATAA
- a CDS encoding response regulator gives MHNSHLPKSDVILIVDDDTRIRKILRIALEAKGYFTLEAASKKEAIELIALQSPKLVLLDLQLPDGSGEDLIKEVRQWTEIPVIVLSVINQDEDKIRLLDSGADDYVTKPFSMGELLARMRTALRRIPEDESQSPWHHGNLKIDITNRQILKNNNVVRLTPTEFQLLAFFIKNSGRVLTYEMLIKVIWGDDAQNEMNSLRVHVAQLRKKIEDHPGEPQWLFTEPGIGYRWK, from the coding sequence ATGCATAATTCTCATCTACCCAAATCTGATGTTATCTTGATTGTGGATGATGATACTCGTATCAGAAAAATTCTTCGTATCGCTTTGGAAGCGAAAGGCTATTTCACTTTGGAAGCTGCTTCTAAGAAGGAAGCAATCGAGCTTATCGCTTTGCAATCTCCTAAACTCGTTCTTTTGGATTTGCAATTACCTGATGGATCAGGGGAAGATTTGATAAAAGAGGTCCGGCAATGGACCGAAATTCCTGTGATCGTGCTCTCGGTAATCAATCAAGATGAGGACAAAATCCGGCTACTAGACAGCGGAGCGGATGATTATGTTACTAAGCCATTTTCTATGGGAGAATTGCTGGCTCGTATGAGGACGGCTTTGCGTCGTATCCCGGAAGATGAATCTCAATCGCCGTGGCATCACGGAAATCTGAAAATTGATATTACGAACCGTCAAATATTAAAAAATAATAATGTTGTTCGTCTAACACCAACTGAATTTCAGTTATTGGCATTTTTTATCAAAAATTCAGGCAGGGTTTTGACATATGAAATGCTAATTAAAGTTATATGGGGGGATGATGCTCAAAATGAAATGAATTCTTTACGAGTGCATGTCGCACAGTTAAGAAAAAAGATAGAAGATCATCCGGGCGAGCCTCAATGGTTATTTACTGAGCCAGGTATTGGTTATCGATGGAAATAG
- a CDS encoding DUF1564 family protein: MRDEDSIIDFNEFIRKGFSKKEFSEENSETVTYRFRYIKDINTSFLIPEELILKRRQAGWRRGSSYSGLVRSLLEGSAFPIYQGLIPKIRKKVTRTYQNTGLALKKVSCRIHDRDLVEMDIMAQALGISRSRLLVLMLEWEELGWLEVMRALGVVRSTTSFQSLESHQYLRKNYQTPIPTYTIQIKHCTNSS, translated from the coding sequence ATGAGAGATGAAGATTCAATTATTGATTTTAATGAATTTATACGCAAAGGGTTTAGCAAAAAGGAATTTTCTGAAGAAAATAGCGAAACTGTTACTTACCGATTTCGTTATATCAAAGATATAAATACTTCCTTTTTGATTCCCGAAGAATTAATCTTAAAACGGCGGCAAGCAGGCTGGCGGCGAGGTAGTTCTTACTCCGGTCTAGTAAGGAGTCTATTGGAAGGGTCTGCCTTTCCTATCTACCAAGGATTGATACCTAAGATTCGAAAGAAGGTTACTCGCACTTACCAAAATACCGGCTTAGCTTTGAAAAAAGTAAGCTGTAGGATACATGACAGAGATTTGGTGGAAATGGACATAATGGCACAAGCTTTAGGGATTTCGAGGAGCAGATTACTTGTGTTGATGTTGGAATGGGAAGAACTTGGTTGGTTGGAGGTAATGCGTGCGTTGGGTGTTGTAAGAAGTACCACATCTTTCCAGTCACTCGAATCCCACCAATACCTAAGAAAAAACTACCAAACACCGATCCCCACCTACACAATCCAAATCAAACATTGCACAAACTCCTCATAA
- a CDS encoding TRAP transporter large permease: protein MGSWGILALLVGLIFLRQPLIVLMGAVTLYCYYFLPEPPLESFRELNSVIGDLFFAGDKEILLAIPLFIIAGNLMTHGSIARRLIRIAETMTAPIPGGLAIAAVFSCGIFAAISGSSPVTLIAIGGLMYPSLTKAGYPTNFSMGLLASGGTLGIIIPPSIPMIVYAIMVGVSVTDLFIAGIGPGILLMSLLMLYSIIRAGKTVKRGKWVWSDIKIAWKEGTLALLMPAVILGGIYSGFFTATESAAIAVFYAILVEVFVHKELEIPKIPKIMAESAEMLGILFLILILAVSLNKFMIENEIPQNLVATMSGLISSPVTFLIGVNILLLIVGMFMDIMSAILVLAPLLAPMAVNYGINPVHFGIIMIVNLEIGYLTPPVGVNLFVASGIFKQPLGKVIQSVAPIVALFLIGLMLVSWIPEISLGLIGGTEGTPSP from the coding sequence ATGGGTTCTTGGGGAATTCTTGCACTACTCGTCGGACTGATCTTTCTCAGACAACCACTCATTGTACTTATGGGTGCCGTTACTTTATATTGTTATTACTTTCTACCGGAACCTCCTCTTGAGTCTTTCAGAGAGTTGAATAGCGTAATCGGCGACTTATTTTTTGCGGGAGACAAAGAGATTCTACTTGCGATTCCTCTTTTTATCATCGCAGGAAATTTAATGACCCATGGAAGTATTGCGCGTCGTTTGATTCGAATTGCGGAAACAATGACTGCTCCGATTCCAGGTGGACTTGCCATTGCTGCGGTTTTCTCCTGCGGGATTTTTGCAGCGATTTCCGGTTCGTCCCCTGTGACATTGATTGCAATCGGCGGACTTATGTACCCATCCTTAACTAAGGCTGGTTATCCGACGAACTTCTCCATGGGGCTACTTGCTTCCGGGGGGACTTTAGGGATCATCATTCCACCGAGTATCCCTATGATCGTTTATGCGATTATGGTGGGTGTTTCCGTTACTGATTTGTTTATAGCAGGGATCGGGCCGGGGATTCTTTTGATGTCATTACTGATGCTCTACTCGATCATCCGGGCGGGCAAGACAGTGAAACGTGGCAAATGGGTATGGTCGGATATCAAAATTGCTTGGAAAGAAGGTACTCTTGCTCTTTTGATGCCAGCTGTTATTTTAGGAGGAATCTATTCAGGTTTCTTTACTGCAACTGAATCTGCCGCCATAGCCGTGTTTTACGCTATCTTGGTTGAAGTTTTTGTTCACAAAGAATTGGAGATTCCTAAAATTCCAAAGATTATGGCAGAAAGTGCCGAGATGTTAGGAATTTTATTTCTGATTTTGATTTTGGCAGTGAGCTTGAACAAGTTCATGATCGAAAATGAAATTCCACAAAACTTAGTAGCAACCATGTCGGGACTGATTTCAAGCCCGGTAACATTTCTCATCGGAGTGAATATCTTACTTTTGATTGTAGGGATGTTTATGGACATCATGAGTGCGATTTTGGTATTAGCTCCGCTCCTTGCACCGATGGCTGTGAACTACGGAATCAATCCAGTTCATTTTGGAATTATCATGATTGTAAACTTAGAGATCGGATATCTGACCCCACCGGTCGGAGTGAATCTTTTCGTTGCATCTGGGATTTTCAAACAACCATTGGGTAAAGTCATTCAATCGGTCGCACCGATCGTTGCTTTGTTTTTGATAGGTCTAATGCTTGTAAGCTGGATTCCTGAAATTTCACTCGGTTTGATCGGAGGAACGGAAGGCACACCTAGCCCTTAG
- a CDS encoding TRAP transporter small permease encodes MKVVEKILNYLSFGEKWAGGICFLLLTLLMIADVAKREAVDKVFNWLMAILDAYPNTSVAGIVGDWSVYITGSIHSGLQGTLEWLGRGGIVWAQKLSLYFMLWGGLFGSALASAKGSHLRPEIADKALPKKLIPYVKIAEQFTISAFFLFLSFLSVIYVLESIELDEVNPVTEISLWKVQLIFPYVFTSMGLRHLAYAIFPKLIPSDVNEATEALEAAEKEQWKLSDTEIRGDK; translated from the coding sequence ATGAAAGTCGTAGAAAAAATACTTAACTATCTTAGCTTCGGCGAGAAGTGGGCGGGGGGAATTTGTTTTCTCCTACTCACTCTCTTAATGATTGCCGATGTCGCAAAACGTGAGGCAGTTGATAAAGTATTCAACTGGCTTATGGCAATTTTGGATGCATATCCAAATACGAGCGTTGCAGGAATTGTAGGGGATTGGTCGGTTTACATTACCGGTTCCATCCATTCAGGACTCCAAGGAACCTTGGAGTGGCTGGGTCGTGGCGGTATTGTTTGGGCGCAAAAACTTTCCCTTTATTTTATGCTTTGGGGTGGCTTATTCGGATCTGCGTTAGCAAGCGCTAAAGGGTCTCATCTTCGCCCTGAAATCGCGGACAAGGCATTACCTAAAAAATTGATTCCTTATGTAAAAATTGCAGAACAATTTACCATTTCCGCATTTTTCCTGTTTCTATCCTTTCTTTCCGTAATCTATGTTTTGGAAAGTATAGAATTGGATGAAGTTAACCCTGTAACGGAGATTTCATTATGGAAAGTTCAATTGATTTTCCCTTATGTATTTACTTCGATGGGACTTCGTCATCTTGCTTATGCAATCTTTCCAAAACTTATCCCGAGTGATGTAAATGAAGCGACAGAAGCATTGGAAGCCGCTGAAAAAGAACAGTGGAAACTTTCCGATACGGAAATTAGGGGGGATAAATAA